In the Clostridium gelidum genome, GAATTAAAATCAGAAGTCTTACTGAAGGAAACGATGCTTTAAGTTTACATGATGATGTTGAAAAAGATCTGCCAGATATGGATATTAGCTTAGAAGATTTATTATGTGAGGAATGCGATTATCAAGAATTAAGATTAGCTCTTAATAATTTAACTGAAGAGGAAAAGGAGCTTATTGATTTCATCTTTTATAAGAACAATACAGTTCAAACTTATGCTTATTATAAAAACCTGTGCTACTCTACTGCTAATCTTAAAAAGAAAGTTACCTTAAAGAAAATCTTTAATTATATCAATCTGCATTATAATCAAAATGAATATACTAATTAAATATATTCTCAAAAAAATCCAAGACTATTCTTGGATTTTTTTTTGATTGTGCCTAATTATCTTTCTACATTTATTCTGTCTGCTCAACACTAAAACTACTAACAACACACTCCAAAATTTATTTGCAGCTCAAAAATTCTCACTGCTATTATTGATATATATTAAAAAACTAAAAATCACAAAGAAATAACTAACTTTTCTAACCTAATAACTCCTTAACCCGCATTTTACAAGCAAATTCTAAAATTCTATAATTCTAAAGTTTTAAAATTCTATAATTCTAAAGTTCTTAAATTGTTAAATTTTTTATAACTTTAGAATTCTTAATAAACTAACATATATCCTTATTAAGAGACTCTCAAACTTAGAGCTTCAAAAAATTTGCCAAGGAGGACACAGAATATATGGGACGAAAAAAAGACTCAAAGCCACCTATAAATGATTTTGAATATGATGAAGGTCAAGTTTATGGATTTACTGATGAAGCTCCTATAGTTGGAAATGTTATTGCATCTTTTTCTTGTAATAATGCTTCTGAAATTCAAACCCTTGAACTTAATCCAGCATCTAAAATTACTGATAATGATCATAATAATAATAGTACTACTACTGGAGCAGCAACCAATGAAACTTTCACTTCAGATAATAATATCACTAAGGACAATATTAATATTGAAACTAACACCACTGATCAAAGACAATTAAAAAATATTTCTACCTCTACAAAAGATATATTTGATAATAGAAGAACTCCACTTCCCAATCGTGCCACTCCAACTATAAAAAGAACCTATACCCTTAGAGATTCTACAATAAGAAAAATAAATGAACTAAAGAACGTACATCCTGATATCAATGTATGTGTTAGTAGCATAGTTGATATTGCTTTGGACCACTATCATAATTACATTTTAATTGAAGGTGGTACACAATAATTTATAATTACAACATATATACATGAATATTTTTAATGATCCTAAATAATTATTTATCCTTTAATATGAAATAATATACTTTTGCACATATAACCAATATAGGAGGTGATGATTTATGGAAGTTAACCAATTAATTAACCTGATAGTTAACAATGGGTTTGCTATAGCTGTTGCTGCATATTTGCTTATTCGCTTAGAAAAACAAATTAATAATTTATCAAGTTCAATTAATAAACTCAATACCATAATATCAACAAAGCTTGGTGTTGTTATAAATGCAGCTGGATCTGATGATGATTCTCATAAAGTAGCATGAGAAATAGGCAATAAACTTTTAATTTAATGTTTATTGCCTTTAATATTGTTCATATTTGGGACTTTGGTAATACACAAGTTAATAATATTGTGTATTACTACATATCTATTAAGGCACAATTAAAAAAATAACAAGTCAATTTGTCTCCTTGCCTGATGAAAAATATTCATGGCAACTTTGGACTTGTTATTTATTTTCATGTGTCTAACATAATGATTTTCTTCTAATACTTCTATATATATAAGCACAGATAGAAAATGTAAGTATAATCAATCCATCAATAGATTTAGGAACATTCAATATTTTTATATCAAGTAATATATATAAACATGCTAATGAAAAATAGATGATATAAAATAATAAATCTGTTCTATCAAGCTTTCTTTTCATTACTATCATCTCCTCTAACTTTGCCTTTATATATTAATTATATCATATCTTGTAAATTTATCATTATTTAATTTGTTATTTAGTATCTACTTCATAAATTAGTATTCTGTATAATCACATACACATATTATATTATAATTGTATTTGTTTACAAGTTATTCATATACTATATGAACATTATTGTCTGACATAGTTATTTTTTAAATCTTTAATTTTAAAAAATAACTATGTTGCTGTAGGCAAAAAGAATATTACGAACCAATAATCATAATATTGTAGTCCTATATAGACTATAAATCAATTATGATTATGATAATACAATGCCTTTTTCTATTTTATTTCCTTTTAAAAATTCTTTTACCTCAAGAGGTTTCCCCCCTGGAAACTGTAATATTTCTATAATCAGAATACCGTTATTGGTGGCAACTGTAATTCCTTCATTATTTGCATCTATGATATAACCAGGTGGTTTAATAATATTTGCCTCTAATGACTTGGATTTGAATATTTTAACTGGAATATCTTTATAATAAGTAAAAGCAGTTGACCATGAGTTTATATTTTTATATGGCCAAGAACTCAATCCTCTTATTAAATTATGTATGTTAATACTACTGTCATTCCAATTAATCTTTGCCATTTGCTTGTTTAACATCTGTACATAAGAACTTCCATCACTCTGTTGTTTTACCCCACAAATTTCACCTGTGATAATTCCATTTATTGTTTCCTCTAACAGTTCAGCACCGTTTATTTTTAATAATTGGTACAATTCTCCTGCTGTCGTAGATTCAGATATGTCAAACTCACTTCTCATAAGGATATCACCCGTATCTATACCAGTATCCATTAGTATAGTTGTATTTCCAGTTGTTATTTCCCCATTTATCAAACTCCAATTTATTGGTGATGACCCCCTATACATTGGGAGGAGAGATGCATGTAGATTAATACATCCGAGTCTTGGTATGTCAAGTATATCCTTAGTTATGATTTGACCATATGCTACAACAATAATAAAATCAGGTTTTATTTCTTTTAATTTATCAATAATTACAGAGTCTGTTCTTATTTTTTCGGGCTGAAAAATTGGAATTTGATTCGATAGTCCGACCTCTTTGATTGGTGAAATTGCTACCTTTTTCCCTCTTCCACTTGGTTTATCAGGTTGTGTTACAATCGCACTTACATTATATTTCTCTATCATTTTCTTCAATGAGGGAACTGCAAAATCAGGAGTTCCCATAAAAACTATTTTCATTATTAATACCTCCCTTTGATACTACAAAATATATTTTGTAGTTATTCATTAGTTACACAACTTATTGTGAATGATATAGGATTCAACACATACATTACCAGTACCACAAACAGGGTCTTCTGCTGCTCCAGCAAAGGGAGCAATAGCCCTCATATGATAACTATATTTTCAAATTTATGTTATTATCTTCAAAATTATCCTAAACACATGCATTTTTATTTTTTCCTTGAATTACGTTTAATTCATTCACCTTTTTTATCTCATGATATATAAAAATTAAAGATATCATTGCAGTTAAAAAATCAGATAACGGAACAGATACAAAAACACCAGTGACTTTAAGAAATATTGGGATGACTAACATTAATGGTATTATAAATAAAAATGGTTTCATTATTGATAAAAATAATGCAGGTTTAGGTTTGCCAATATACTGAAAAAAACTTGCAGCAATTACTTGAACACCTACTAAAGGACTCATAAGTATCAGTACTCTTAAAATAGGAATAGTCAATGCTATTAATTCATTATCAGATGTAAAAACCCCTACTATTTTATTTGTAAAACCAATAATTATAACTAAAAATCCTAATGAAATTACAACTGATGTTAAAATTCCAAGCTTTAAGCTTTGTTTTACTCTATTGAATTTTTTAGCACCATAATTAAATCCTATAATAGGCTGAAGAGCTTGTCTAATCCCATACATAGGAATGGTAATAAACCCGAATATACGATTATATATACCAATTGCAGAAATATATAAGTCAGATCCTCCATAAATTCTTAATGAATTATTTAATACTATGGCTAGAATTCCATAAGCTAGTTGAGTCATAAAAGTAGATGCTCCTAAAGAAATCGCTTCCTTTAATAACTTTATATTGATTGTTAAATTTTTAACTTTCGATCCAAAAATTTTGCTGTTAAAACAGATATATACCAATAAGAATATGAAACATATTGTTTGTGAAATGTCTGTAGCAATGGCAGCTCCTTTTATCCCATATTTAAGCCTTGTAACCAATATGTAATCTAACGGAATATTAATTACAGGTCCTATTATCATGCTTATCATAGCAATATTAGCATGTCCTTCTGATTGTATGATGCTATTGGAAACAATACTAAAAACGAAGAAAATACTGCAATATAAAGTAATTCTAAAAAATGTTACAGCATAGGGTAGTATAGTTTCAACAGAACCAAAAATATACAATATAGGTCTCATGAAAGTCAGTCCTATAACCATAATTAAAATTCCTAATAGAACAGAGGATGTTAATGCAGTACCCACAGCCTTTTCTGCTTTTAGTTTATTTCCGGCTCCAAGACTTCTTGACGTTATAGAAGCAATTCCAACTCCAATCATTTGAGAAAGAGCCAGTATTATTTGTTGAATAGGAAAGACTATAGTTAAAGCTGCAATTCCTAAACTACCATTAGGCTGATTCCCTATAAAAATTGCATCAATAACATTATATAATACATTAGCTAAAAATACACATACGGCAGGAAGCGAAAACTTAAAGAGTAATGTTTTCATATTACCTTCCAAAATAAAATTTTCAAGTTCAGTCATATTATTACCTCCAAAAAGTTATATTGAATTATATATTTATAATAGATTGTTAATTATAAATCCATTGCTATGCATTAAAAAAATTGTGTATCTAAATTATGTTTTTTTCAAAACAAACTGCTTCAGGTTTATTTACATACTTGCCGTAATTAGAAATACGATGATAACCTTTTTTTTCATAGAATGATACTGCTCTTTTATTAATCAATCGGGTTTCAAGCCAAATAGCGGAGTACCCTAATTTTTGTGCTTGATTCTCTAAATGATGCAAAATTTCACTTCCCACGCCAATCGCTTTAGTCTTAGCAAACATTCTTTTAACCTCAGCAACATCTTGATTAATAGGTCGTATTGCTCCACAGCCTATGGCCTCACCATATTCATTATATGCTACTACAAATAAAGAACGTGGAACACAAACATCATTAGAATTAAAAGAGTTTTTTCCACTATCACCTGTTATAAGTTTTAAATTCTCAGATAGTTTCTTCATTAAATCAATAGCATCTTGTGTATTAGGTTGTGTCTCTGTAATTCTCATAATTGTACCCTCCTTTCACATGAATCAATAGTGTACATGTATGTTAAATTCGCATTAAATTACTGTTGCATCTTAAAAGAAGATGGTGAATTAAATTTATATAATATATACATCTACTACAAATCAAGATACCAAATAAATTGTACCTCAAACCTGCTATCAACATCATCAATATAAGCATATTCATCAATCGTTCTTAAAATTGCTCCCTGTTTGTGATAAAACTTACAAGCGGGAACATTATTATTTTGACATTCGATTTTCATTTGTTTAAAACCATTGCTTCTTGACCAATCTACAGCTAAATCAAACAATTTCTGTCCTATACCCTGGTGTTTATATGTATCAGATACACGTATATCCCATAACACAGTCATATCATCTCTTCCATCAAGCATATGTATATCAGCAGTTTTTGAAACAATTGTTACTGCACCAATAGGTTTTTCATCATCAAATGCCATAAAAAATGCCCAGTTTGTTATATCAAATTTTTCACTAAACTTTGTTGCATTTGCATGTTTTGAAAAATCTCGTACATAATTTTTAACTGGTACTTCTTTTAAAAGAATACCTCCAAGCCCGTTATTAATTCTATCTAATACATAATAACTCTTTACATAAACTCGCATAGGAATTGTATCGTATTCTTCAAAGTAATTACAATCAATTCTTTTATAACTTATCATTATATCCTCCAATTAAAATTAATCTTCTTTCTTTACAATAATCTACTATTCTGTATCATTCCATACACATATTATATTATAATTGTATTTATCTACAAGTTATTCATATACCATATGAACATTATTTTCTAACAAAGTCACATTTTAAATCTTTAATTTTAAAAAATAGCTATGTTGCTGTAGGCAAAAAGAATATGGTGTATAATATTCCAAAGGAGTGATTTTATGATGCCTTCTAAGGATTTTTATATGTGCAATGAACAAGACATGATTCCATTAGTTGAATTATTAATCAGTTTAAAAAAAGATTATGATTTTTCAATTAGTTGTATTGAAAAGGTCACAAAAACTCCATCTGGAAACATAGATAATTTTCTAAAAAATAAAAATGAAATAACTTATGAGCAAAGTACTCGTATTTCATTGGTAGCAACATCATTTAAACATGCTTGCGACCAGTTTTTTTATAACTTCAAATAATAAAATTCTGTTATGAAAGGGTGAGGAATAAAGTGGAGAATAAAATAAGATTTGAGAAAGAAAAAAAGAAAATGCTTATGTTAATTGGTATTGGAATAGTATTAGCAATATTATTTTCAATTTATGCATTTATGTATGTTAATATAGACAATCACTTATTTAGTTTAGAAAGCATATTTGTTATTGCTATTATAATTTTGTATCCAATGGGAATTGTATATGGATTGAATTCAATAATAGGTCTATATAAAAAAATGGCAGATAACTTGCTTGTAGGAACAACAGCAACAACGGCATTTTCTATACTAATTATTGAAATTATTGGAGTTATTATTGGTATTTGCTTTGGTTGGATATGGGGATTGTATAAGGCTATAGTTACATTAATTCAATTAAAAAGGATAATACAAATGTAAATTAGTGGAATTCATTCTAAGAGTTCCATTAATTCATGATTTACGAAGATTGTTAATTAACTACTAAACATACAATAATTAATATTTACATAGGAGTATTACCTCCAAATTACGTTAATAGATTGTCCAACCTTTTTTTAATAAAATTGCTATATGCAACTTATTATAAAATATTGCTAATATAATATTAAATAAAATAATATGAATAGTACCTTTATAAAAATAAGGTACATTGGGAAAAATAAAGATACTTAATAATACTCCTATTATATGTAATAATAGAAATATACTAAATTCTATATAATCCTTATAATCCTTTCTTATTAACAGAGCGTAATAAGATATTAGTAAAATATCTATTGAAAATCCTGTATCACATTTAACAATTTCATTTTCTCTTCTTAACTCCATAATTTCACACTCTTTTCTTATATATTTTAGTGGGTTATAGATGATGGCATTGAATAAGAGTATTGCCCCTAATTCAATAAATGGAACCAAAAATCATAATTTTAGAGATAGTTTACTTGCCCATAATGTTATGAGTATTGGTAAAATGAATAAAATTTAAAATAGAATAATTGTCAAGATATCCACCTCTTTATAGTTCACCATAATTTACTACTTCAAAAAATAAAACTACGTACTATTTAATTTCCGCAAAAATTTCATGTATATTTCCATCTGGGTCAGCAAATAGTGCTGTTCTTTGATTCCAAGGCATATCTTGTGGTTCATGAACAGATGTTGCTCCTTTAGAGATTAACTCCTTAAATGATTCATCAACATCATTGGGATTTTCACATGGGAAAGCAAGTTCAAAGCCTTGTCCAAATAACTCTTTCCTATATTCGCTACTATACACATACATAACATCTCTCATACAAATAGCAAACCTTGCTCCATCGTTTTCAAATTCAACATAATTACCAAGGTCATTTCCAATTCTAAATCCAAGAACTTGATTATAGAAATTTTTCATTTTATCTATATCATTTGTCCAAATCGTAATAAGATTAATTTGTGCTTTCATCGTATATTTTTCCCCTTTCTTAATTTAACATATAGTTCGCTTTAATTTACTATTCTGTATAATCACATACACATATTATATTATAATTGTATTTATTTACAAGTTATTCGTATACTTATGAACATTAGACACAATCAAAAAAATAACAAATATACTTGTACAAATATTTTTAATTCATCAACATTATAAGACATATTTTTACATTTTCATATGGTATAATCTATATATTAAAAATATTTATCACAAGGTAAGCGTAAAAAAATTAACGGATAGATAAATGTAAGTCTCTATTGTTAAAATTAACATAGATTTTAACAATGGAGGTTTATTTACATGAATAATAATGAGAAGATAAATTGGAGAGAAATTGTTGCTACCTTTTCTTCTTACGAAGGAACGTTAGGAACTTTCTGCAATGCAAATCACATTACTAAAAGTCAATTTCATTACTATAAAAAGAAATTCAAGAATGAAGATAATAATTTACAGTTTCATGCAATTTCAATGAGAGAAGAAAAAGTAACAACTGAAGTCACCGTAGTTCCAGCTGATAGACCTAATATAATAATAGAAATAGGAGCCGCTAAAATATATGTACCGGCTAATGAAATAGCTATTTTGAGTAAGTTGCTTAAGGATTTGATTACAAATGTTTAATCTTAATAAAGTTAATACAGTTTATCTTGCATGTGGAATAACAGATTTGAGAAAAAGTATTGATGGACTAGTAGTGATTGTGCAAACGCAGCTAAAGTTGGATCCGTTTGAAAAAGCCTTGTTTGTTTTTTGCAATAGGCAAATGAATAAAATTAAGATACTTCACTTTGATGAAGGATTCTGGCTGTACTATTTCCGACTTGAAAATAGTAAATTGAAATGGCCGATGACTCCAGACGAAGCTCTTAAAATCAACAAAGAGGAATTGAAATGGTTGCTTATGGGATATGAAGTTAGAACTAAGTCTAAATTTAAGCCAATTGAAGTAAGAAATAGCTTTTAAAACAAATATCGCTGTAAACCCTTAATTTTGAACTTTTACAAGTTTCGGAATTGAGGGTTTTGTGGTAAAATACCCCTATATTTGTTGTGAGGTATAGGGATGGATATTTTAGATTTAGAAGATCAACTTGATAAAAAAACAAAATTATTGATTTCTAAAATGGAAAAAGACATTGAATCAAAAGATAAGGAA is a window encoding:
- the tnpB gene encoding IS66 family insertion sequence element accessory protein TnpB (TnpB, as the term is used for proteins encoded by IS66 family insertion elements, is considered an accessory protein, since TnpC, encoded by a neighboring gene, is a DDE family transposase.) — encoded protein: MFNLNKVNTVYLACGITDLRKSIDGLVVIVQTQLKLDPFEKALFVFCNRQMNKIKILHFDEGFWLYYFRLENSKLKWPMTPDEALKINKEELKWLLMGYEVRTKSKFKPIEVRNSF
- the fmt gene encoding methionyl-tRNA formyltransferase, with the protein product MKIVFMGTPDFAVPSLKKMIEKYNVSAIVTQPDKPSGRGKKVAISPIKEVGLSNQIPIFQPEKIRTDSVIIDKLKEIKPDFIIVVAYGQIITKDILDIPRLGCINLHASLLPMYRGSSPINWSLINGEITTGNTTILMDTGIDTGDILMRSEFDISESTTAGELYQLLKINGAELLEETINGIITGEICGVKQQSDGSSYVQMLNKQMAKINWNDSSINIHNLIRGLSSWPYKNINSWSTAFTYYKDIPVKIFKSKSLEANIIKPPGYIIDANNEGITVATNNGILIIEILQFPGGKPLEVKEFLKGNKIEKGIVLS
- a CDS encoding VOC family protein, with the translated sequence MKAQINLITIWTNDIDKMKNFYNQVLGFRIGNDLGNYVEFENDGARFAICMRDVMYVYSSEYRKELFGQGFELAFPCENPNDVDESFKELISKGATSVHEPQDMPWNQRTALFADPDGNIHEIFAEIK
- a CDS encoding YvrJ family protein, with amino-acid sequence MEVNQLINLIVNNGFAIAVAAYLLIRLEKQINNLSSSINKLNTIISTKLGVVINAAGSDDDSHKVA
- a CDS encoding sigma-70 family RNA polymerase sigma factor, with amino-acid sequence MNFIYIEELVTNCKNGDTLSKEKLAEEFRPLIFNISKRTFIHGYAIHDIQNECYKTLFNCVSLYNLEKHRFVAYASNSIRNNINDLIKRIKIRSLTEGNDALSLHDDVEKDLPDMDISLEDLLCEECDYQELRLALNNLTEEEKELIDFIFYKNNTVQTYAYYKNLCYSTANLKKKVTLKKIFNYINLHYNQNEYTN
- the tnpA gene encoding IS66 family insertion sequence element accessory protein TnpA; translated protein: MNNNEKINWREIVATFSSYEGTLGTFCNANHITKSQFHYYKKKFKNEDNNLQFHAISMREEKVTTEVTVVPADRPNIIIEIGAAKIYVPANEIAILSKLLKDLITNV
- a CDS encoding MATE family efflux transporter, which encodes MTELENFILEGNMKTLLFKFSLPAVCVFLANVLYNVIDAIFIGNQPNGSLGIAALTIVFPIQQIILALSQMIGVGIASITSRSLGAGNKLKAEKAVGTALTSSVLLGILIMVIGLTFMRPILYIFGSVETILPYAVTFFRITLYCSIFFVFSIVSNSIIQSEGHANIAMISMIIGPVINIPLDYILVTRLKYGIKGAAIATDISQTICFIFLLVYICFNSKIFGSKVKNLTINIKLLKEAISLGASTFMTQLAYGILAIVLNNSLRIYGGSDLYISAIGIYNRIFGFITIPMYGIRQALQPIIGFNYGAKKFNRVKQSLKLGILTSVVISLGFLVIIIGFTNKIVGVFTSDNELIALTIPILRVLILMSPLVGVQVIAASFFQYIGKPKPALFLSIMKPFLFIIPLMLVIPIFLKVTGVFVSVPLSDFLTAMISLIFIYHEIKKVNELNVIQGKNKNACV
- a CDS encoding GNAT family N-acetyltransferase, translating into MRITETQPNTQDAIDLMKKLSENLKLITGDSGKNSFNSNDVCVPRSLFVVAYNEYGEAIGCGAIRPINQDVAEVKRMFAKTKAIGVGSEILHHLENQAQKLGYSAIWLETRLINKRAVSFYEKKGYHRISNYGKYVNKPEAVCFEKNII
- a CDS encoding GNAT family N-acetyltransferase, which translates into the protein MISYKRIDCNYFEEYDTIPMRVYVKSYYVLDRINNGLGGILLKEVPVKNYVRDFSKHANATKFSEKFDITNWAFFMAFDDEKPIGAVTIVSKTADIHMLDGRDDMTVLWDIRVSDTYKHQGIGQKLFDLAVDWSRSNGFKQMKIECQNNNVPACKFYHKQGAILRTIDEYAYIDDVDSRFEVQFIWYLDL